The following coding sequences are from one Pigmentibacter sp. JX0631 window:
- a CDS encoding MnmC family methyltransferase, translating to MSKVEQGNKYELTKTIHGEFTFKHLETSEILHGQVGPKLEAEQLYVEQSGINQTSLSHYVVYDLGMGCGAQLFAMYEAFLGNKNIKKLTIVSFDLEKEGLQILKENIEYFSHLKKNLALLNLLLNTDHLHYSVSTIKEFEWIFLKGDFSNLSDDDYNFFPNADVMCYDFFSPAKHPHLWIYSNFKKLYRKANVDSKLITYSSATSVRAALLAAGFFVGYGPVSGKKAKSTVAAKKLDNLIEPLPIGWKNTFTASSAKFSKLETEENLIIQNINSHPQW from the coding sequence ATGTCGAAAGTAGAGCAGGGTAACAAATATGAACTTACAAAAACTATTCATGGTGAGTTTACTTTTAAACACTTAGAAACAAGTGAGATATTACATGGACAAGTTGGACCAAAACTAGAAGCTGAGCAGTTATATGTTGAGCAGTCAGGAATAAATCAAACTTCTCTTTCTCATTATGTTGTTTATGATCTTGGTATGGGTTGTGGCGCGCAATTATTTGCAATGTATGAAGCCTTTCTTGGAAATAAAAACATAAAAAAATTGACAATAGTTAGTTTTGACCTGGAAAAAGAAGGTCTTCAAATTTTAAAAGAAAATATTGAATATTTTTCACATTTAAAGAAAAATCTTGCTTTACTGAATTTATTATTAAATACGGATCATCTTCATTATTCGGTATCGACAATAAAAGAGTTTGAATGGATTTTTCTGAAAGGCGATTTTAGTAATTTGAGTGACGATGATTATAACTTTTTTCCCAATGCAGATGTAATGTGTTACGATTTTTTTTCTCCAGCAAAACATCCGCATTTGTGGATCTATAGCAATTTTAAAAAATTATATAGAAAAGCAAACGTAGATTCTAAATTAATAACATATTCATCAGCGACATCGGTAAGGGCTGCTCTGTTAGCAGCAGGTTTCTTTGTTGGATATGGACCGGTAAGTGGGAAAAAAGCTAAGTCAACAGTAGCAGCTAAAAAATTAGATAATTTAATCGAGCCTCTACCAATAGGTTGGAAAAATACATTTACAGCATCATCAGCTAAATTCTCAAAGCTTGAAACTGAAGAAAATCTAATAATCCAAAATATAAATTCACATCCACAATGGTAA
- a CDS encoding HU family DNA-binding protein: MVKSELIEILSSKADVTSPQAEELINMFFDTISEALTEDGRVEIRGFGAFTVRKYKSYDGRNPKTGEKIEVPEKKLPFWKTGLELRQRVDGLG; encoded by the coding sequence ATGGTAAAAAGCGAACTAATCGAAATTCTTTCTTCTAAGGCTGATGTTACCTCTCCACAGGCGGAAGAATTGATCAATATGTTTTTTGATACAATTTCAGAAGCATTAACTGAGGACGGGCGTGTAGAAATCCGTGGATTTGGAGCATTTACTGTGCGTAAATATAAGTCCTATGACGGACGGAACCCAAAAACTGGAGAAAAGATTGAAGTGCCAGAGAAAAAACTTCCTTTCTGGAAAACAGGTCTTGAACTTCGTCAACGTGTGGATGGTTTAGGTTGA
- a CDS encoding metal ABC transporter permease — protein MLQEFLSFFQIFNFEFAQIAFIAIILITIMCGTLSPVVVLKQRAYLGDTLSHLVFPGVIVGIVVAKLTLLPFWGCILIGSIATALIGTFLAEWILKTLKIPPDASAVICLTSFFAMGIIAISNAKDTRIDPESILFGDVLTLSWLDVLVLAITLVCVLISIIFLRKHWDAWLSDPEFAEIAGFKVKLLEKLFPVLMTAAILSGLFAVGGLMISSLLTLPTIIYQPRSVFSPIVVLLSLIGGILGFLLAFSFNWPVGPSIVILGFFSIIVKTLSVQIREK, from the coding sequence ATGCTCCAAGAATTTCTCTCTTTTTTTCAAATTTTTAACTTTGAGTTTGCCCAAATAGCATTCATTGCAATTATATTAATTACAATTATGTGTGGAACATTAAGCCCCGTTGTCGTCCTAAAGCAAAGAGCGTATTTAGGAGACACTCTTTCACACTTGGTTTTTCCAGGTGTTATAGTTGGCATTGTTGTTGCAAAACTTACACTTCTGCCTTTTTGGGGTTGTATTTTAATAGGATCTATTGCAACAGCATTAATAGGTACGTTTTTAGCCGAATGGATTTTAAAAACTTTGAAAATACCGCCTGACGCTTCAGCGGTAATATGTTTAACCTCATTTTTTGCTATGGGTATCATAGCTATTTCGAATGCAAAAGATACTAGAATAGATCCTGAAAGTATTTTATTTGGTGACGTTCTAACACTTTCTTGGCTTGATGTTTTAGTTCTAGCTATTACTTTAGTTTGTGTTTTAATTTCTATAATATTTTTAAGAAAACATTGGGATGCATGGTTATCAGATCCTGAGTTTGCTGAAATAGCTGGTTTTAAAGTAAAACTTCTGGAAAAATTATTTCCAGTTTTAATGACAGCTGCAATACTCTCTGGATTATTTGCAGTTGGTGGGTTGATGATCTCTTCCTTATTAACATTACCTACAATTATTTATCAACCTAGGAGTGTCTTTTCTCCAATTGTTGTTCTATTAAGCTTAATTGGAGGCATACTAGGCTTTTTATTGGCTTTTAGTTTTAATTGGCCTGTAGGTCCAAGCATTGTAATACTTGGATTTTTCTCAATTATCGTCAAAACGCTATCTGTACAGATACGGGAAAAATAA
- a CDS encoding dipeptide epimerase, with protein MKIVDVKIGKIKIPLKRPFKTALRTVYFAEDIIVKLITQSGLVGFGSAAPTVAITGDSQDSIYHTLKNVLIPRIIGQEIASIESIMSKIHVSLIHNTSALSALDMAIYDLYAQSLNLPLYKLLGGYRNLTFTSVTISANSSEVMIADALVALEDGFSDLKLKLGIDTNHDFDRVQNIRSAVGNKIKISLDANQAWGAKEAVRLIHKIENAGLNIDFIEQPVLASRIDDLKFVTQHVMTPILADESVFTPLDAFKICAKKAADMINIKLAKAGGIFQAQKILNIAEAVGVECILGCMLESQIAVTAAAHLAAAKKAIVRCDLDSPALLAENPVVGGVTLDGNILSLSENAAGLGIKEVLNVQYL; from the coding sequence TTGAAAATTGTTGATGTCAAAATCGGCAAAATTAAAATTCCTCTAAAAAGGCCATTTAAAACGGCTTTAAGAACGGTTTATTTTGCTGAAGACATCATTGTGAAGCTTATCACTCAATCAGGCTTAGTTGGTTTTGGCAGCGCTGCACCTACAGTAGCCATTACCGGTGACTCCCAAGATTCCATTTACCATACCTTAAAAAATGTTCTAATACCAAGAATTATTGGACAAGAAATTGCTAGTATAGAAAGCATAATGTCTAAAATTCATGTTTCGTTGATACATAATACTTCAGCATTATCCGCTCTGGATATGGCAATTTACGATTTATATGCCCAATCTCTAAATTTACCTTTATACAAACTACTTGGTGGTTATCGTAATTTAACTTTTACTTCTGTTACTATAAGTGCAAATTCATCTGAAGTTATGATAGCAGATGCTCTTGTTGCTTTAGAGGACGGCTTTTCTGATTTAAAATTAAAATTAGGAATAGACACCAATCATGATTTCGATCGGGTTCAGAATATTCGTTCTGCTGTTGGAAATAAAATTAAAATAAGTCTCGATGCCAATCAAGCTTGGGGAGCGAAAGAAGCAGTACGTCTCATTCACAAAATTGAAAATGCTGGGCTTAATATTGATTTTATTGAACAACCTGTTTTAGCTAGTAGAATAGATGATCTAAAATTTGTAACTCAACATGTCATGACCCCAATCTTAGCTGATGAGTCAGTTTTTACTCCATTAGATGCTTTTAAAATTTGTGCGAAAAAAGCTGCAGATATGATTAATATAAAACTTGCTAAAGCTGGTGGAATTTTTCAAGCCCAAAAAATTTTAAACATAGCAGAAGCAGTTGGTGTAGAATGTATTTTGGGTTGTATGTTAGAAAGTCAGATTGCAGTTACCGCTGCCGCGCATTTAGCGGCAGCGAAAAAAGCTATTGTTCGTTGTGATTTAGATTCACCGGCTTTACTGGCTGAAAATCCTGTCGTTGGCGGTGTTACTTTAGACGGTAACATTCTTTCTTTAAGCGAAAACGCTGCTGGCCTTGGGATCAAAGAGGTTTTAAATGTTCAATACCTTTAA
- the lysS gene encoding lysine--tRNA ligase codes for MSENIFELKKTKFLEQREKGNLADHYNKTHSVAEVCKLSEGTQNVSTAGRIVGMRTMGKIIFAHIYDFSGKVQICVRKTEDNPNVFDDFAANVSIGDFVGVDGEMFITKTGELTLRVSQWKLLNKCLRTLPEKYHGIEDIETRYRQRYLDIIMNSESRDVFKKRFEIVKALRRYLEDNGYLEVETPILQTTPSGALARPFYTHHNALDIECVMRIACETYLKRCIGAGMDKVFEFARSFRNEGISATHLQDFTMLEFYASYWNSDKMRKFVEGMMRDLIHKIFGSVKVTLAGKEIDFSGDWPVYEYAELVFKDCGIDIKKYNTKESLKNEIKAKNIRLDDDIETLGWANMVDSLYKKVSRPKLIQPCFLIKYPVEMAPLARRNAKEPEYVDFFQFLVNGVELVKAYSELVDPIDQRERFEEQMQAREHGDDEAMPIDEEFLTAMEHGFPPIAGVGIGIDRLTMILCGCDNIKDTILFPLLRPEHKVTEEIIEKN; via the coding sequence ATGTCAGAGAATATCTTTGAATTAAAAAAAACCAAATTCTTAGAGCAGCGCGAAAAAGGAAACTTAGCTGATCACTATAACAAAACTCACTCTGTAGCAGAAGTATGCAAACTATCTGAGGGAACCCAAAATGTAAGCACCGCAGGACGCATTGTTGGAATGCGGACGATGGGTAAAATAATATTTGCGCATATCTATGATTTTTCAGGAAAAGTTCAAATCTGTGTGCGCAAAACAGAAGACAATCCGAATGTATTTGATGATTTCGCTGCAAATGTTTCCATTGGAGACTTTGTTGGTGTCGATGGTGAAATGTTTATCACAAAAACCGGAGAACTTACTTTAAGAGTTAGCCAATGGAAATTGCTTAATAAGTGTTTGAGAACTTTGCCAGAAAAATATCATGGAATTGAAGACATAGAAACACGTTATAGACAAAGATATCTCGATATTATTATGAATTCTGAATCACGTGATGTGTTCAAAAAACGTTTTGAAATTGTGAAAGCTTTGCGTAGATATTTAGAAGATAATGGTTATTTAGAAGTAGAAACTCCTATTCTGCAAACAACTCCATCTGGAGCCTTGGCTAGACCTTTCTATACTCACCATAACGCTTTAGATATAGAATGCGTAATGCGAATAGCATGCGAAACATATTTAAAACGTTGTATCGGTGCTGGTATGGACAAAGTGTTTGAGTTTGCAAGAAGCTTTCGCAACGAAGGTATTTCTGCAACACACCTCCAAGATTTTACCATGCTTGAATTTTACGCATCGTACTGGAATTCAGATAAAATGCGCAAATTTGTTGAAGGTATGATGCGTGACTTAATTCATAAAATTTTCGGATCAGTTAAAGTAACACTCGCTGGAAAAGAAATTGATTTTTCAGGTGACTGGCCTGTATATGAATATGCTGAACTTGTTTTTAAAGACTGTGGTATCGATATTAAAAAATATAATACCAAAGAAAGTTTAAAGAATGAAATTAAAGCGAAAAATATTCGTTTAGATGACGATATTGAAACTTTAGGTTGGGCTAATATGGTCGATTCCTTATACAAAAAAGTTTCAAGACCAAAATTAATCCAACCCTGCTTTTTAATAAAATACCCAGTTGAAATGGCTCCTCTAGCTAGAAGAAATGCTAAAGAACCTGAATATGTTGATTTCTTCCAATTTCTTGTAAATGGAGTTGAACTAGTAAAAGCATATTCAGAATTAGTTGATCCAATTGATCAGCGTGAACGTTTTGAAGAACAAATGCAAGCACGTGAACATGGTGACGACGAGGCTATGCCAATTGATGAAGAATTTTTAACCGCTATGGAACATGGATTTCCACCTATTGCTGGTGTAGGTATTGGTATAGATAGATTAACTATGATTTTATGTGGCTGTGACAATATTAAAGATACAATTCTTTTTCCATTGTTAAGACCTGAACACAAAGTAACAGAAGAAATTATAGAAAAAAATTAA
- a CDS encoding ATP-binding cassette domain-containing protein, with protein MKSIIEINNLIFSYHKNEKILDIPKLEIFEKDRLFLYGPSGCGKTTLLSILTGILSATEGSVKVLNHEFVGLKPSLRDQIRGTEMGYIFQLFNLVPYLNVLENILLPCKLNPSRRKNKTLSEIKEKCFEIAKNLNITQILSKKATDISIGQQQRVAAARALLGDPKIIIADEPTSSLDEGTRELFIQQLFDQCSTQNTSLIFVSHDNNLKKLFNKQINLPELNKVKL; from the coding sequence ATGAAAAGTATTATTGAGATAAATAATTTAATATTTTCATACCATAAGAACGAAAAAATATTAGATATTCCTAAGCTTGAAATTTTTGAAAAAGACAGACTATTTCTTTACGGACCTAGTGGCTGTGGAAAAACAACCCTTCTAAGTATTTTAACAGGAATATTAAGTGCAACAGAAGGATCTGTGAAAGTGTTAAATCACGAATTTGTAGGATTAAAACCTTCTCTCCGCGATCAAATTCGCGGTACTGAAATGGGGTATATATTTCAACTTTTTAATTTGGTACCTTATTTAAATGTATTAGAAAACATTTTATTACCATGTAAATTAAACCCTTCACGGAGAAAAAATAAAACACTTTCTGAAATAAAAGAGAAATGTTTTGAAATAGCTAAAAATTTAAATATTACCCAAATACTTTCAAAAAAGGCAACAGATATTTCTATTGGGCAACAGCAAAGAGTAGCTGCTGCACGAGCGTTACTTGGCGATCCAAAAATTATTATTGCAGATGAACCAACAAGTTCCCTAGATGAAGGAACTAGAGAGTTATTTATTCAACAATTATTTGACCAATGTAGCACACAAAATACTTCATTAATTTTTGTCAGCCACGACAATAATTTAAAAAAACTGTTTAATAAACAAATCAATCTACCTGAATTAAATAAGGTAAAGTTATGA
- a CDS encoding metal ABC transporter substrate-binding protein, translating to MIISKNKLLISFLLNQFFAPVFAQTDDKKINIVTSIPYLTDILSNTTCNSKSINVDTLIPLGNDPHHFHITKKERISIEKSNLVIIIGAEFEPWATKIKKNSKQNWLVVTEGMELKKIASDNHSNHDHNDHTEHDDHHHHEHSQLEYDPHIWQSPARTKIVAHKIALELKKQLPAEAKNIDTCLKSYTLKIDEEVKELKKQIDNLPAQKRKFATNHDALGYFADEFGFKIKSIVGLSDESSPTAARLKEIITEIKQENIPAVFLETTGNMRNIKTVSKETGVKIGGTLYSDSLGAKGSGAETAVDMWKTNVKTILEALKE from the coding sequence ATGATTATTTCGAAAAACAAATTATTAATTTCATTTTTATTAAACCAATTTTTTGCGCCAGTATTTGCACAAACTGATGATAAAAAAATAAATATTGTTACATCTATTCCCTATTTGACAGATATTTTGTCAAATACAACATGTAACTCAAAATCTATTAATGTTGATACTTTAATTCCTTTAGGTAATGATCCTCATCATTTTCATATAACAAAAAAAGAAAGAATTAGTATTGAAAAATCTAATTTAGTTATAATTATTGGTGCAGAATTTGAGCCTTGGGCAACGAAAATTAAAAAAAATAGCAAACAAAACTGGCTTGTTGTTACTGAAGGAATGGAATTAAAAAAAATAGCTTCTGATAATCACTCCAACCACGATCATAATGATCATACGGAGCATGATGATCATCACCATCATGAGCATAGCCAGCTCGAGTATGACCCGCATATTTGGCAATCTCCAGCACGTACAAAAATAGTTGCGCATAAAATAGCTCTTGAATTAAAAAAACAGCTTCCAGCTGAAGCAAAAAATATCGATACATGCTTAAAAAGCTATACATTGAAAATTGATGAAGAAGTAAAAGAGTTAAAAAAACAAATCGATAATCTACCGGCACAAAAAAGAAAATTTGCAACAAACCACGATGCACTGGGCTATTTTGCAGATGAATTTGGCTTTAAGATTAAAAGTATTGTTGGTTTATCTGATGAGTCCTCACCGACTGCTGCTCGTTTGAAAGAAATTATTACTGAAATCAAACAGGAAAATATACCGGCTGTATTTCTTGAAACAACAGGAAATATGCGTAATATAAAAACCGTTTCGAAAGAAACTGGTGTAAAGATTGGTGGTACTCTCTATAGCGACTCACTTGGAGCAAAAGGTTCTGGAGCCGAGACCGCTGTTGATATGTGGAAAACAAACGTAAAAACAATCCTTGAAGCCTTAAAAGAATAA
- a CDS encoding ATP-binding cassette domain-containing protein — protein MSYLSWQQLVVGYPNKKPLTNPFSGEITNPGIFAIIGQNGCGKSTLLKTWLGLIKPLNGTVLLNDAPIPTEHNISQGIAYVPQFHTVNRYFHISVYDFIKQGKGPSHTFKEQDITEINSLLNEWQLNGYGERSFHELSGGQKTRAMIIRAVLSKPKMLFLDEPLASLDSCCQQQLIETLETLTQENKVCVFIVDHHLENFNQFITKKIKFTRKHDQEISTIIM, from the coding sequence ATGAGTTACTTAAGTTGGCAACAATTAGTTGTAGGATACCCCAATAAAAAGCCTTTAACGAATCCCTTTTCAGGTGAAATTACTAATCCAGGTATTTTTGCTATTATTGGGCAAAATGGTTGTGGTAAATCCACATTACTTAAAACTTGGCTAGGATTAATTAAACCTCTAAATGGAACAGTTTTGCTCAACGATGCTCCTATTCCAACTGAACATAATATTTCACAAGGAATTGCTTACGTACCTCAATTTCATACCGTCAATAGATATTTTCATATCAGTGTTTATGATTTCATTAAACAAGGAAAAGGCCCTAGTCATACCTTTAAAGAGCAAGATATAACTGAAATTAATTCTTTATTGAATGAATGGCAATTGAACGGTTATGGTGAGCGTAGTTTTCATGAGTTAAGTGGAGGCCAAAAAACCCGCGCCATGATCATTCGAGCCGTTCTTTCAAAACCAAAAATGCTTTTTTTAGATGAACCCCTTGCTAGTTTAGATTCCTGCTGTCAGCAACAACTCATTGAAACTTTAGAAACCTTAACTCAAGAAAATAAAGTATGTGTTTTTATAGTAGATCATCATTTAGAAAACTTTAATCAATTTATCACAAAAAAAATTAAATTTACTCGAAAGCATGACCAAGAAATTTCTACTATAATTATGTAA
- a CDS encoding DUF3015 family protein, giving the protein MSIIHNAKSKLFILSWILYCLVSFQNVYAVGAAGCGLGSVIFSDNRWWKQILAATTNGSTFSQTLGITTGTSNCNASGALTRYQEQKDYIVVNYVTLQKEAAQGNGETLKGLAAVSGCEDSAYQDFAMLLQTNYSEIFSSNNTEQIVESMNFKIKTNPTLVRRCLTGSI; this is encoded by the coding sequence ATGTCAATCATTCACAATGCTAAAAGTAAGCTATTTATTCTTAGTTGGATTCTATATTGCCTTGTGTCTTTTCAAAACGTTTATGCAGTTGGTGCTGCTGGTTGCGGATTAGGATCTGTTATTTTTTCTGATAATAGATGGTGGAAACAAATTTTAGCGGCAACTACAAATGGTTCAACTTTTTCACAAACATTAGGGATAACAACCGGCACATCAAACTGTAACGCGAGTGGGGCACTAACAAGGTACCAAGAACAAAAAGATTATATTGTTGTTAATTATGTGACTTTACAAAAGGAAGCTGCTCAAGGAAATGGCGAAACATTGAAAGGTTTAGCGGCTGTCTCTGGGTGTGAAGATAGTGCTTATCAGGATTTCGCAATGTTATTGCAAACTAATTATAGCGAGATATTTTCATCAAATAATACAGAACAAATTGTTGAGAGTATGAATTTTAAAATCAAAACAAATCCTACATTAGTTAGAAGATGTTTAACAGGAAGTATATGA
- a CDS encoding FtsX-like permease family protein, producing the protein MITLFKVAFQSLLNRKTSFVLSILSIALSVTLFLAVNVIKDGTKESFSNTVSQADLIVGARGSGLQLLLYTIFHLGSATNNISWQSYDAIKNLPNVAWTIPFSLGDSFHGFRVIATNENFYNYYRYLGDKKIELISGHMPNNIFETVIGSRVAETEKLKVGDKITLAHGISEQSIFKHDDKPFIVSGIIKETNTSIDRALYITLEGMEAIHIDWKDGIPSRQEKTKENIRKEDIQITQITSFLLRADNRINTLSLMRLINDYKKEPLLAAIPGSILSQFWETIAYAESAFQIILIFVVLIGILGMMISIYTSLESRRRELAILRSIGASAKAIVFLLIMESFIICFLGCLFGLIISYGSIYFLEPIVLNKFGILINHNGFKNFEYVYLLIIISFACLIGIIPALKAYRNSLTDGLSIKI; encoded by the coding sequence ATGATAACACTTTTCAAGGTAGCTTTCCAATCATTATTAAATAGAAAAACATCTTTTGTTCTTTCCATTTTGTCTATTGCTTTAAGCGTAACTTTATTTTTAGCAGTCAACGTTATAAAGGATGGAACTAAAGAAAGTTTTTCTAATACTGTAAGCCAAGCCGATCTTATAGTTGGTGCACGTGGTAGCGGATTGCAATTGCTACTTTATACTATTTTTCATTTAGGAAGCGCCACAAATAACATATCCTGGCAATCTTATGATGCTATAAAAAACTTACCGAATGTTGCATGGACTATTCCATTTTCATTGGGAGATAGTTTTCACGGATTTAGAGTGATAGCCACAAATGAAAATTTTTATAATTATTATCGTTACCTTGGTGACAAAAAAATTGAATTGATTTCAGGACACATGCCAAATAATATTTTTGAAACAGTAATAGGTTCGAGAGTAGCAGAAACTGAAAAATTAAAAGTTGGCGATAAAATAACTTTAGCACATGGAATTAGTGAGCAAAGTATTTTTAAACACGATGATAAACCATTTATTGTATCTGGAATTATTAAAGAAACAAATACATCAATTGATAGAGCTTTATATATTACTCTTGAAGGAATGGAAGCAATTCATATCGATTGGAAAGACGGAATACCTTCTAGGCAAGAAAAAACAAAAGAAAATATTAGAAAAGAAGATATTCAGATCACACAAATTACTTCATTCCTATTAAGAGCTGATAATAGAATTAACACACTTTCATTAATGCGATTGATTAATGATTATAAAAAAGAACCTTTATTAGCAGCTATACCTGGTAGTATATTAAGTCAGTTTTGGGAAACAATTGCTTATGCTGAATCAGCATTTCAAATTATTTTAATATTTGTCGTATTAATCGGTATTTTAGGAATGATGATTTCAATTTATACTTCTTTAGAAAGTAGAAGAAGAGAACTTGCAATATTAAGATCTATTGGAGCCTCTGCTAAAGCTATTGTATTTCTTTTAATAATGGAATCTTTTATCATATGTTTTCTTGGCTGTTTATTTGGACTAATCATAAGTTATGGAAGCATATATTTTCTAGAACCTATTGTTTTGAATAAATTTGGTATACTTATTAACCATAATGGATTTAAAAACTTTGAGTATGTTTATTTATTAATTATTATTTCTTTTGCCTGTTTAATTGGAATTATTCCTGCATTAAAAGCATATAGAAATTCTTTAACCGACGGATTGAGTATTAAGATATGA
- a CDS encoding transcriptional repressor, which yields MNNHCLHKDNQHSHTSHGEQCNGKSFKELAFEAMKENNLRITKSRLAVIQCLENSNVPLSPKSIFDTLLNDYHIKIDQVSVYRILEAFIHLKLIHQVFPSGDYLSCHTRCEENPNHIILNCTKCHKVMEVHLDIKTISSILLSIQTKFQFEPINHMFQIDGNCEQCRK from the coding sequence ATGAACAATCACTGTTTACACAAAGATAATCAACATTCTCACACGAGTCATGGTGAACAATGCAATGGTAAATCATTTAAAGAACTTGCATTTGAAGCTATGAAAGAAAACAATCTAAGAATTACTAAATCGCGCCTTGCAGTCATACAGTGTTTGGAAAATTCAAATGTGCCTTTATCACCAAAAAGTATATTTGATACCTTATTAAATGATTACCATATAAAAATAGATCAAGTTTCCGTATATAGAATATTAGAAGCATTTATTCATTTAAAGTTAATTCATCAGGTATTTCCTTCTGGTGATTATTTGTCTTGCCATACTCGTTGCGAAGAAAATCCAAATCATATTATTCTAAATTGTACGAAATGTCATAAAGTTATGGAAGTGCATTTAGATATCAAAACGATATCTAGTATTTTACTAAGTATCCAAACTAAATTTCAATTTGAGCCTATCAATCATATGTTTCAAATTGATGGAAATTGTGAACAATGTCGAAAGTAG
- a CDS encoding DUF2796 domain-containing protein — protein sequence MKFSLQHSVAFIFSTVLFLHAHAHKAHNHGTANIDVAIDGNQAKFNFEIPAASMYGFEHEAKNEKEKKLVADSKQKFENNINKIVILEDRLKCNFQIIKLDPFSTDDEEDSSDDQKNSKSAEKNKHSAQHGDFKAEVLAKCEKSLSKSKLSFALIKFFPKIENIFVKGLSNEKQFSLHLKNEKGSLEL from the coding sequence ATGAAATTTAGCTTGCAACATTCAGTGGCGTTCATTTTTTCAACTGTTTTATTCCTACACGCACATGCTCATAAGGCGCATAATCATGGAACAGCTAATATAGATGTAGCCATTGATGGTAATCAAGCAAAATTCAATTTTGAGATCCCGGCTGCCAGTATGTATGGTTTTGAACATGAAGCAAAGAATGAAAAAGAAAAAAAATTAGTAGCCGATAGCAAGCAAAAGTTTGAAAATAATATTAATAAAATCGTTATCTTAGAAGACCGCCTAAAATGTAACTTTCAAATCATAAAATTAGACCCTTTCTCAACAGATGATGAAGAGGATAGTTCAGACGATCAAAAAAACTCAAAATCTGCTGAAAAAAATAAACACTCAGCACAACATGGCGATTTTAAAGCAGAAGTCCTTGCAAAATGTGAAAAATCATTAAGCAAATCCAAATTATCCTTTGCCTTGATAAAGTTTTTCCCAAAAATAGAAAATATATTTGTTAAAGGACTATCTAATGAAAAACAATTCTCATTGCATCTAAAAAATGAGAAAGGCTCCCTTGAATTATGA